In Scomber japonicus isolate fScoJap1 chromosome 19, fScoJap1.pri, whole genome shotgun sequence, a single genomic region encodes these proteins:
- the ppp6c gene encoding serine/threonine-protein phosphatase 6 catalytic subunit, with protein MAPLDLDKYVEIARHCKYLPENDLKRLCDYVCDLLLEESNVQPVTTPVTVCGDIHGQFYDLCELFRTGGQVPDTNYIFMGDFVDRGYYSLETFTHLLALKAKWPDRITLLRGNHESRQITQVYGFYDECQTKYGNANAWRYCTKVFDMLTVAALIDEQVLCVHGGLSPDIKTLDQIRTIERNQEIPHKGAFCDLVWSDPEDVDTWAISPRGAGWLFGSKVTNEFVHINNLKLICRAHQLVHEGYKFMFDEKLVTVWSAPNYCYRCGNIASIMVFKDVNRREPKLFRAVPDSERVIPPRTTTPYFL; from the exons aGATTATGTGACTACGTGTGTGATTTACTGCTGGAGGAGTCAAACGTTCAGCCAGTCACTACTCCAGTTACTGTGTGTGGAGACATCCATGGTCAG TTTTATGATCTTTGCGAGCTCTTCAGAACTGGAGGCCAAGTCCCAGacacaaattacattttcatg ggaGATTTCGTAGACCGAGGATATTATAGCTTGGAGACATTTACACACCTGCTAGCTTTAAAAGCAAAGTGGCCGGACCGTATCACACTCCTACGAGGAAACCACGAGAGCAGACAGATAACACAAGTGTACGGCTTTTACG ATGAGTGCCAAACAAAATATGGGAACGCAAATGCCTGgcggtattgcacaaaagtgtTTGACATGCTAACTGTGGCAGCT TTGATAGACGAGCAGGTCCTGTGCGTCCACGGCGGTCTTTCACCCGACATCAAGACTTTGGACCAAATCCGTACCATCGAACGCAACCAAGAGATTCCCCACAAGGGGGCCTTCTGCGACCTGGTGTGGTCGGATCCTGAGGACGTAGACACCTGGGCCATCAGTCCACGAGGTGCAGGCTGGCTGTTTGGCTCCAAGGTCACTAATGAG tttgttcacatcaacaacctgaagctCATCTGCCGCGCTCACCAGCTGGTGCACGAAGGCTACAAGTTCATGTTCGACGAGAAGCTGGTGACGGTGTGGTCAGCGCCCAACTACTGCTACCGCTGCGGGAACATCGCCTCCATCATGGTGTTCAAAGACGTGAACAGACGAGAGCCCAAGCTGTTCCGCGCCGTGCCCGACTCAGAGCGTGTCATACCTCCCCGAACAACCACCCCCTACTTCCTCTAA